In Periplaneta americana isolate PAMFEO1 chromosome 3, P.americana_PAMFEO1_priV1, whole genome shotgun sequence, the following are encoded in one genomic region:
- the Ctps gene encoding CTP synthase isoform X2, with protein sequence MKYILVTGGVISGVGKGVIASSFGTILKCCNIHVTSIKIDPYINIDAGTFSPFEHGEVYVLDDGGEVDLDLGNYERFLDITLHRDNNITTGKIYQHVISKERRGDFLGQTVQVVPHITDAIQEWVERVANQPVSQDGTKPQVCIVELGGTIGDIEGMPFVEAFRQFQFRVKKENFCCAHVSLVPQPRATGEPKTKPTQASVRELRGLGLSPDLIVCRSENPIGQTVKEKISNFCHVAPEQVICIHDLSSIYRVPILMESQGIVEFFNDRLQLNIPMPPPRRFMQKWKDLAERVDTLRKDVTIALVGKYTKLEDSYASVTKALQHASVAAGYKLNVKYIEAANLENATKMENPVQYHEAWQQLCKSDGVVVPGGFGKRGMDGKMEACKWCRETQKPFLGICLGLQAAVIEFSRNVLKLPDADTTENEQNTPNPVVIDMPEYNPGSMGGTMRLGKRYTLFTESNSILKQMYGKKDRIEERHRHRYEVNPKFVPELEAAGMKFVGHDEDKIRMEILELEGHPYFVATQYHPEYLSRPLKPSPPFLGLILSSVGKLPSYLARGCRLSPRQLSDDDSDDDDVPPTMLKDNLLTPDSGNEIVKEGCLFSPVQIFTRLQKM encoded by the exons atgaaatatattttggtaACTGGTGGTGTGATAAGTGGAGTAGGAAAAGGAGTTATTGCTAGTTCATTCGGTACTATATTAAAATGCTGTAACATCCATGTCACGTCAATTAAGATAGATCCATACATTAACATTGATGCTGGCACGTTTTCTCCATTTGAACATG GTGAGGTTTATGTCCTGGACGATGGAGGAGAGGTAGACCTAGATCTTGGTAACTATGAGCGTTTTTTGGACATAACACTGCATCGTGACAATAATATCACAACTGGCAAGATATATCAGCATGTCATCAGCAAGGAGCGTAGGGGTGACTTTCTAGGTCAGACTGTCCAAG TTGTGCCACACATCACAGATGCAATCCAGGAATGGGTTGAAAGAGTTGCAAACCAGCCAGTTAGCCAAGATGGGACAAAGCCACAG GTGTGCATTGTCGAGTTGGGTGGAACCATTGGTGATATTGAAGGCATGCCATTCGTTGAAGCATTCAGGCAGTTCCAGTTCCGGGTCAAGAAGGAGAATTTCTGCTGTGCACATGTGTCTTTGGTTCCTCAG CCTCGAGCTACAGGGGAACCCAAGACAAAACCAACACAGGCAAGTGTGAGGGAACTGCGAGGTCTGGGATTATCTCCCGACCTTATTGTTTGCCGCAGTGAGAACCCCATTGGTCAAACTGTCAAGGAGAAGATATCAAACTTCTGCCATGTTGCACCTGAACAG GTGATTTGCATACACGATTTGTCGTCCATATACCGGGTACCAATCCTGATGGAGAGCCAGGGAATTGTAGAATTCTTCAATGATCGTCTGCAACTAAATATTCCAATGCCACCTCCAAGAAGATTTATGCAGAAATGGAAAGATCTAGCTGAAAG AGTGGATACACTACGTAAGGATGTGACAATTGCCCTTGTAGGGAAGTACACTAAGCTGGAGGACTCCTATGCGTCAGTGACAAAAGCTCTGCAACATGCTTCTGTCGCAGCTGGATACAAGCTCAATGTGAAG TATATTGAAGCTGCAAATTtagaaaatgcaacaaaaatggaaaACCCTGTCCAGTACCATGAAGCATGGCAGCAGCTTTGTAAGAGTGA tGGTGTTGTTGTGCCTGGAGGTTTTGGAAAGCGTGGAATGGATGGAAAAATGGAAGCTTGTAAATGGTGCCGAGAAACTCAGAAACCTTTCCTGGGCATTTGTCTCGGTCTACAAGCAGCAGTCATCGAATTCTCAAG GAATGTACTGAAGCTGCCAGATGCTGACACCACAGAGAACGAACAAAACACACCAAATCCAGTTGTAATAGACATGCCAGAATATAACCCTGGTTCAATGGGTGGCACCATGAGGTTGGGAAAGCGCTACACACTTTTCACAGAGAGCAATTCCATACTCA AACAAATGTATGGAAAAAAAGATAGAATTGAAGAGAGACATAGACATCGATATGAAGTTAACCCAAAATTTGTGCCTGAACTGGAGGCAGCTGGAATGAAGTTTGTAG GTCATGATGAAGACAAGATTCGTATGGAGATACTCGAGCTGGAGGGCCATCCTTACTTCGTGGCAACACAGTACCATCCAGAGTACCTCTCCAGACCACTAAAGCCATCCCCACCATTCCTTGGTTTGATTCTATCATCAGTTGGCAAGCTGCCCTCATACTTGGCCCGTGGATGTCGTTTATCTCCAAGGCAATTGTCTGATGATGATTCTG ATGATGATGACGTCCCTCCAACAATGCTGAAAGACAATCTGCTTACGCCAGATAGTGGCAAT GAAATTGTAAAAGAAGGATGTCTTTTCTCTCCTGTGCAAATTTTCACTCGTCTTCAGAAAATGTAA
- the Ctps gene encoding CTP synthase 1 isoform X1, whose translation MKYILVTGGVISGVGKGVIASSFGTILKCCNIHVTSIKIDPYINIDAGTFSPFEHGEVYVLDDGGEVDLDLGNYERFLDITLHRDNNITTGKIYQHVISKERRGDFLGQTVQVVPHITDAIQEWVERVANQPVSQDGTKPQVCIVELGGTIGDIEGMPFVEAFRQFQFRVKKENFCCAHVSLVPQPRATGEPKTKPTQASVRELRGLGLSPDLIVCRSENPIGQTVKEKISNFCHVAPEQVICIHDLSSIYRVPILMESQGIVEFFNDRLQLNIPMPPPRRFMQKWKDLAERVDTLRKDVTIALVGKYTKLEDSYASVTKALQHASVAAGYKLNVKYIEAANLENATKMENPVQYHEAWQQLCKSDGVVVPGGFGKRGMDGKMEACKWCRETQKPFLGICLGLQAAVIEFSRNVLKLPDADTTENEQNTPNPVVIDMPEYNPGSMGGTMRLGKRYTLFTESNSILKQMYGKKDRIEERHRHRYEVNPKFVPELEAAGMKFVGHDEDKIRMEILELEGHPYFVATQYHPEYLSRPLKPSPPFLGLILSSVGKLPSYLARGCRLSPRQLSDDDSDDDDVPPTMLKDNLLTPDSGNSYTVSHCQTSSQSPNMPKENVEKNTSLFTEGQSSKGSAPKDVSN comes from the exons atgaaatatattttggtaACTGGTGGTGTGATAAGTGGAGTAGGAAAAGGAGTTATTGCTAGTTCATTCGGTACTATATTAAAATGCTGTAACATCCATGTCACGTCAATTAAGATAGATCCATACATTAACATTGATGCTGGCACGTTTTCTCCATTTGAACATG GTGAGGTTTATGTCCTGGACGATGGAGGAGAGGTAGACCTAGATCTTGGTAACTATGAGCGTTTTTTGGACATAACACTGCATCGTGACAATAATATCACAACTGGCAAGATATATCAGCATGTCATCAGCAAGGAGCGTAGGGGTGACTTTCTAGGTCAGACTGTCCAAG TTGTGCCACACATCACAGATGCAATCCAGGAATGGGTTGAAAGAGTTGCAAACCAGCCAGTTAGCCAAGATGGGACAAAGCCACAG GTGTGCATTGTCGAGTTGGGTGGAACCATTGGTGATATTGAAGGCATGCCATTCGTTGAAGCATTCAGGCAGTTCCAGTTCCGGGTCAAGAAGGAGAATTTCTGCTGTGCACATGTGTCTTTGGTTCCTCAG CCTCGAGCTACAGGGGAACCCAAGACAAAACCAACACAGGCAAGTGTGAGGGAACTGCGAGGTCTGGGATTATCTCCCGACCTTATTGTTTGCCGCAGTGAGAACCCCATTGGTCAAACTGTCAAGGAGAAGATATCAAACTTCTGCCATGTTGCACCTGAACAG GTGATTTGCATACACGATTTGTCGTCCATATACCGGGTACCAATCCTGATGGAGAGCCAGGGAATTGTAGAATTCTTCAATGATCGTCTGCAACTAAATATTCCAATGCCACCTCCAAGAAGATTTATGCAGAAATGGAAAGATCTAGCTGAAAG AGTGGATACACTACGTAAGGATGTGACAATTGCCCTTGTAGGGAAGTACACTAAGCTGGAGGACTCCTATGCGTCAGTGACAAAAGCTCTGCAACATGCTTCTGTCGCAGCTGGATACAAGCTCAATGTGAAG TATATTGAAGCTGCAAATTtagaaaatgcaacaaaaatggaaaACCCTGTCCAGTACCATGAAGCATGGCAGCAGCTTTGTAAGAGTGA tGGTGTTGTTGTGCCTGGAGGTTTTGGAAAGCGTGGAATGGATGGAAAAATGGAAGCTTGTAAATGGTGCCGAGAAACTCAGAAACCTTTCCTGGGCATTTGTCTCGGTCTACAAGCAGCAGTCATCGAATTCTCAAG GAATGTACTGAAGCTGCCAGATGCTGACACCACAGAGAACGAACAAAACACACCAAATCCAGTTGTAATAGACATGCCAGAATATAACCCTGGTTCAATGGGTGGCACCATGAGGTTGGGAAAGCGCTACACACTTTTCACAGAGAGCAATTCCATACTCA AACAAATGTATGGAAAAAAAGATAGAATTGAAGAGAGACATAGACATCGATATGAAGTTAACCCAAAATTTGTGCCTGAACTGGAGGCAGCTGGAATGAAGTTTGTAG GTCATGATGAAGACAAGATTCGTATGGAGATACTCGAGCTGGAGGGCCATCCTTACTTCGTGGCAACACAGTACCATCCAGAGTACCTCTCCAGACCACTAAAGCCATCCCCACCATTCCTTGGTTTGATTCTATCATCAGTTGGCAAGCTGCCCTCATACTTGGCCCGTGGATGTCGTTTATCTCCAAGGCAATTGTCTGATGATGATTCTG ATGATGATGACGTCCCTCCAACAATGCTGAAAGACAATCTGCTTACGCCAGATAGTGGCAAT tcatacacggtctctcactgccaaacttcgtcacaatctccaaatatgccaaaggaaaatgttgAGAAGAATACTAGTCTtttcactgagggacagagttccaaaggaagtgctccaaaagatgtcagcaattga
- the Ctps gene encoding CTP synthase isoform X3: protein MKYILVTGGVISGVGKGVIASSFGTILKCCNIHVTSIKIDPYINIDAGTFSPFEHGEVYVLDDGGEVDLDLGNYERFLDITLHRDNNITTGKIYQHVISKERRGDFLGQTVQVVPHITDAIQEWVERVANQPVSQDGTKPQVCIVELGGTIGDIEGMPFVEAFRQFQFRVKKENFCCAHVSLVPQPRATGEPKTKPTQASVRELRGLGLSPDLIVCRSENPIGQTVKEKISNFCHVAPEQVICIHDLSSIYRVPILMESQGIVEFFNDRLQLNIPMPPPRRFMQKWKDLAERVDTLRKDVTIALVGKYTKLEDSYASVTKALQHASVAAGYKLNVKYIEAANLENATKMENPVQYHEAWQQLCKSDGVVVPGGFGKRGMDGKMEACKWCRETQKPFLGICLGLQAAVIEFSRNVLKLPDADTTENEQNTPNPVVIDMPEYNPGSMGGTMRLGKRYTLFTESNSILKQMYGKKDRIEERHRHRYEVNPKFVPELEAAGMKFVGHDEDKIRMEILELEGHPYFVATQYHPEYLSRPLKPSPPFLGLILSSVGKLPSYLARGCRLSPRQLSDDDSDDDDVPPTMLKDNLLTPDSGNVSSSS from the exons atgaaatatattttggtaACTGGTGGTGTGATAAGTGGAGTAGGAAAAGGAGTTATTGCTAGTTCATTCGGTACTATATTAAAATGCTGTAACATCCATGTCACGTCAATTAAGATAGATCCATACATTAACATTGATGCTGGCACGTTTTCTCCATTTGAACATG GTGAGGTTTATGTCCTGGACGATGGAGGAGAGGTAGACCTAGATCTTGGTAACTATGAGCGTTTTTTGGACATAACACTGCATCGTGACAATAATATCACAACTGGCAAGATATATCAGCATGTCATCAGCAAGGAGCGTAGGGGTGACTTTCTAGGTCAGACTGTCCAAG TTGTGCCACACATCACAGATGCAATCCAGGAATGGGTTGAAAGAGTTGCAAACCAGCCAGTTAGCCAAGATGGGACAAAGCCACAG GTGTGCATTGTCGAGTTGGGTGGAACCATTGGTGATATTGAAGGCATGCCATTCGTTGAAGCATTCAGGCAGTTCCAGTTCCGGGTCAAGAAGGAGAATTTCTGCTGTGCACATGTGTCTTTGGTTCCTCAG CCTCGAGCTACAGGGGAACCCAAGACAAAACCAACACAGGCAAGTGTGAGGGAACTGCGAGGTCTGGGATTATCTCCCGACCTTATTGTTTGCCGCAGTGAGAACCCCATTGGTCAAACTGTCAAGGAGAAGATATCAAACTTCTGCCATGTTGCACCTGAACAG GTGATTTGCATACACGATTTGTCGTCCATATACCGGGTACCAATCCTGATGGAGAGCCAGGGAATTGTAGAATTCTTCAATGATCGTCTGCAACTAAATATTCCAATGCCACCTCCAAGAAGATTTATGCAGAAATGGAAAGATCTAGCTGAAAG AGTGGATACACTACGTAAGGATGTGACAATTGCCCTTGTAGGGAAGTACACTAAGCTGGAGGACTCCTATGCGTCAGTGACAAAAGCTCTGCAACATGCTTCTGTCGCAGCTGGATACAAGCTCAATGTGAAG TATATTGAAGCTGCAAATTtagaaaatgcaacaaaaatggaaaACCCTGTCCAGTACCATGAAGCATGGCAGCAGCTTTGTAAGAGTGA tGGTGTTGTTGTGCCTGGAGGTTTTGGAAAGCGTGGAATGGATGGAAAAATGGAAGCTTGTAAATGGTGCCGAGAAACTCAGAAACCTTTCCTGGGCATTTGTCTCGGTCTACAAGCAGCAGTCATCGAATTCTCAAG GAATGTACTGAAGCTGCCAGATGCTGACACCACAGAGAACGAACAAAACACACCAAATCCAGTTGTAATAGACATGCCAGAATATAACCCTGGTTCAATGGGTGGCACCATGAGGTTGGGAAAGCGCTACACACTTTTCACAGAGAGCAATTCCATACTCA AACAAATGTATGGAAAAAAAGATAGAATTGAAGAGAGACATAGACATCGATATGAAGTTAACCCAAAATTTGTGCCTGAACTGGAGGCAGCTGGAATGAAGTTTGTAG GTCATGATGAAGACAAGATTCGTATGGAGATACTCGAGCTGGAGGGCCATCCTTACTTCGTGGCAACACAGTACCATCCAGAGTACCTCTCCAGACCACTAAAGCCATCCCCACCATTCCTTGGTTTGATTCTATCATCAGTTGGCAAGCTGCCCTCATACTTGGCCCGTGGATGTCGTTTATCTCCAAGGCAATTGTCTGATGATGATTCTG ATGATGATGACGTCCCTCCAACAATGCTGAAAGACAATCTGCTTACGCCAGATAGTGGCAATGTAAGCAGTAGCTCTTAG